From the Devosia sp. FJ2-5-3 genome, the window AGACGGTGACGCCGACATTGACCTTGACCGGGTCGAGCACGGCGACGCGGCGCTGGATGACGCCGTCCTCTTCCATTTTCTGGATGCGGCGCCAGCACGGGGTGGTGGACAGCCCCACCTTGCGACCGATCTCGGCCACCGGCATGGTGGCATCCTTCTGCAGGAGCGTCAGAATTTTTCGATCAATCTTGTCGAGCGCCATATCGCCCCCAGCGAAATGAGATTTTCCAAACGGGCATTTTATCCCGCGTTCACGCACAAGTTAGTGCCATATTGGACAGGCGAGCGCAATAAAATTGCGCCTGAAAAGATCAAGCCCTGCCCTTACCCATCGTTAACCAATGATTTCGCCATTTGCGCCACTGCGCTGCGGCTCGCAGCGGCAACTTCACCTCCTATTAACCACGGCTCCCCTAGTGTTCAGGCATGTGCGTAGCGGCGGCCTGGTGCCGACGCATGAGTTAGTAATGAGTAAAAGTTCATGCCGCCTCGTTCGGCCATTGACGCGGACGTCCGTGCCCTCATGGGCCGCGACGGCAAGCGCGCCGCCCAAAAGACTGTTCTGGAAGCGCGTCAGCGGCTGACCAGCAGCTCTGGTACGCGCGCTGAATTCGATTTCGAGCTGATGCACGACTATGCGGCCGCACGTCGTGGCGCCGCGCTGCCCATGGCGGCCATCGTGTGCATCCTGGCCATCGTCGCCAGTTTCTGGGTTCCGGTCGTTTTCTCGGCTTTCTGGGCCGCACTCGTCATCTCCAGCCTTCTCGTCGTGGTGCTGGTCGCGCGCCGCTTTGCCCGCAGCGAACCCGCAAAGTTCAACGCCGCAAAATGGACGACGAGCTTCATAGCCGCAGAGACGCTCTACGGCATTGCCCTGTCCCTGCTGGCCCTGTGCACAGTCGTCGCAAATCCCAGCGACGTCGTGCCGGTGATGTTTGCCATGGTGCTGGTGAGCATCGCTGCCAATGCCGTGGCCACGCACACCCTGCCCCACGCCACGCTGATGAGCACCTTGCCGGTGACGGCAACGGTCGCAATCAATTTGCTGCTTCTCGGTGGCACGGTGAACTACACCCTCGCGGCTGTGGTGATCTGCGGCGAGATATTCTTCCTGTTCCTGGCGCGCCAGCTCTATTCCTCCGAACTCGAGACGATCTCGCATCAGTCGGAAAAGGACTCGCTGATCTCCGAACTCGAGGAAGCGCGTCACATGTCGGACGAGGCCCGCCGACATGCCGAGCAGGCCAATATTGCCAAGAGCCAGTTCCTGGCGACGATGAGCCATGAACTGCGCACCCCGCTCAATGCGATCATCGGCTTTTCCGAGGTGTTGAAATCGGAGCTGCTGGGTCCGCATCACGTGCCGCAATACAAGGAATATGCCGGCGACATCCACGCTAGCGGCCAGCATCTCCTCAATCTGATCAATGAGCTTCTCGACCTCAGCCGCATCGAGGCGGGCAAGTACGAATTGCACGAGGAAGCGGTATCTATCATCGACATCGCCGACGATTGCCGCCGCATGATGGAATTGCGCGCCAAGGCCAAGGGGATCGAGCTGGTGTTCAGTACCGGCGACAATCTGCCGAAAATCTGGGGCGACGAGCGGGCCATCCGCCAGGTGATCCTCAATCTGATGAGCAACGCCATCAAGTTCACGCCCCAGCATGGCAAGGTCACCCTGGTGGTGGCGCGTAGCGGCGATGGCGGGCAGTTGATCTCGGTCAAGGATAACGGCCCGGGCATTCCCGACGGCGAAATCGAAACCGTGCTGTCGTCGTTCGGCCAGGGCTCATTGGCACACAAGACAGCCGAACAGGGGGCAGGCCTCGGCCTGCCGATCGTTCAGAAGATCATGGATCTGCACCAGGGCCGGTTCGACCTGTTCTCCAAGCTGCGCTTCGGCACCGAGGTGATCGCCACTTTCCCGCGAGCCCGGGTGATGGACGCACTGGCCCCGGTTACCGAACGCCGCAACAAGCTCGAAATCTACTCCGCAGCTGGTTGATCCCCTGGGGGAGGAGCCGGTCCAAATTTCGCCGGCTTGGGCAGATCGAGTGGCGCCGCCGGAGGACCATGTGCGTATGCCGACCAAATTCTTGCCGTTCGTGATTGCCCTGCTGACCCTGCCGCTGGCTTGGACTGTGCACGCACAGGAGCCTATCAGCGCGGCATTGGCCATGCCCGCCGTGCCTGGCCCGGAAAACAGTGCCTATCGATTCTCGGAAGGAGTTTCCGTGCGTTTGCGCCGCAGTTTCCTCGACCAGATCCGCTGGTCGGCGGGGACCGAGGTGCGCGATCACCTGGCGGCGAGCTTTGCCGAGCGCAGCCATACCGAGATCTGGCAGGAACTGGTGCAGCCGGACGGGTTGAGCACCGGCAATGTAGCCGACGCCCTCGCCGCCTATTGGGTACTTAACTGGGTGACGGCCAATGGCGCCTATGGCCAGAAGGTGGACAATGGGCCAGTGCAGCGGCAATTGCGGCTTGCCCTGTCACAGGACACGAACTTCCAGCAATTGGGCGACCAGGCGCGTCAGCAGATGGCCGAGGGCTATATGCTAAATTTTTTGCTGGAGCACGCTGCGTTGAACAATGCAGTGGCGCGCAAGGACATCGCCACCCTGCAGGCTCTGGCCGAGGCCTCGGCAGCGCGCTTCCAGCAGCAGATGGGTGTCGACCTGCTGGCGCTGGTGCCGGGACCCAACGGGTTCGAGCCGAAAAGGCGGCCGAGCGGCCGATAAGGGACCGCGCCGCCGCCATCTGGGCGCACCAGAGCATTGCACCGCGTCGTTGACGCGATCAAATCACTGGTGCCGTCGCGTTTCGAGCGAACGTTCTAGTTGCCGGGACCGCTGATCGATGCGTCGGCAAAGGTGGCCATATTGGTGTGCAGATGCACTGCGGTCTTGATCATGACCATGCCCATTGCCGCGCCGCTGCCTTCGCCAAGGCGCATTCCCAAATCGAGCAAAGGGCGCTTGCCCAGATGCTCCAGAACGCGGGCGTGACCGGATTCTGCCGAGACATGGGCAAACAGGCAATGGTCGATGGCGGCAGGATTGACCGCATGGGCGATGGCCGCAGCGGCGGTCGCGACAAAGCCATCGACGACCACAGGCGCTTTCTGATGCCGCGCCGCGATGAGTGCACCCAGCATGGCGGCGATTTCGCGACCGCCAAGGCGCGCCAGAATGGCGAGAGGATGGGTGAGTTCATCCTTGTGGAGCGCAAGCGCCCGGTCCACGGCATCGGCCTTGCGCGCCAGGCCCGCATCATCGACGCCCGTTCCCCGGCCGACCCAATCAGCGCCGGTGCCGCCATAAAGTGCAGCATAGATCGCAGCGGCGATGGTGGTGTTGCCGATACCCATTTCGCCCAGGCCGACGAGGTCCGGCTTACCGGCCACCGCTTCCATGCCATAGGCAATGGTGGCGGCGCACATCTGGTCGTCGAGTGCCGGCTCCCTGGTAATGTCGCCGGTGGGCAATTCCAGCGCCAGCTCGAAGACGCGCAGATTGATCTCGTGCAGGGCGCAGATCTGGGAAATGGCCGCGCCGCCATTGGTGAAATTGGCCACCATCTGGGCAGTGACTTCGCGCGGGTAAGGGGAAACGCCCTGGTCGGTGACGCCATGATTGCCGGCAAAGATCGTGACCATCGGATTGTCGAGGCGCGGGAGCGAGCGATGCTGCCAGCGGGCGGTAAACTCGACGAGTTCCTCGAGGCGCCCAAGCGAGCCGGCCGGCTTGGTCAATTGCCCATCGCGCGCTCTCACCGCCGCAACCGCAGTCTCATCCCCCTCGGGAACGGCGACGAGCAGTTCGACGATATCGGCAAAAGCAGGATTGAGGGCGGGCATGGCAGGTCCAGCGTGATGTGGTAGGGAGGTGCGGACTTGTTGCCCAGAACGGAGCGAATTGCAATTGACGCCTAAGGCCGAGGACAATGGCATTCGCCCGCAGGCGGACACTGACAAAATTGCCGGTCCGAACCACGGCGGCATGGGCCTTCTGGACGACCTCCTGATGGCGCTGCGGTTTTTTTCGCGCTTGCCGACAGGGGACGGAACGCACGCAAGGCCGGAATTGGGGCGGATCGCCATGGCGCTGCCATTTGCCGCTGTGCTGATGGGCATTATCCCCATGTTTCTGCTCGTGGCCGGCATCTGGCTGGGGCTACCACCCTATTTCGCGGCGACGCTGGCCTGCGCGGCCATGGTCCTCGTCGGCGGCGGCATGATGGAGGATGCCATCGCCGATGCGGCT encodes:
- a CDS encoding HAMP domain-containing sensor histidine kinase: MPPRSAIDADVRALMGRDGKRAAQKTVLEARQRLTSSSGTRAEFDFELMHDYAAARRGAALPMAAIVCILAIVASFWVPVVFSAFWAALVISSLLVVVLVARRFARSEPAKFNAAKWTTSFIAAETLYGIALSLLALCTVVANPSDVVPVMFAMVLVSIAANAVATHTLPHATLMSTLPVTATVAINLLLLGGTVNYTLAAVVICGEIFFLFLARQLYSSELETISHQSEKDSLISELEEARHMSDEARRHAEQANIAKSQFLATMSHELRTPLNAIIGFSEVLKSELLGPHHVPQYKEYAGDIHASGQHLLNLINELLDLSRIEAGKYELHEEAVSIIDIADDCRRMMELRAKAKGIELVFSTGDNLPKIWGDERAIRQVILNLMSNAIKFTPQHGKVTLVVARSGDGGQLISVKDNGPGIPDGEIETVLSSFGQGSLAHKTAEQGAGLGLPIVQKIMDLHQGRFDLFSKLRFGTEVIATFPRARVMDALAPVTERRNKLEIYSAAG
- a CDS encoding DUF6683 family protein; the protein is MPTKFLPFVIALLTLPLAWTVHAQEPISAALAMPAVPGPENSAYRFSEGVSVRLRRSFLDQIRWSAGTEVRDHLAASFAERSHTEIWQELVQPDGLSTGNVADALAAYWVLNWVTANGAYGQKVDNGPVQRQLRLALSQDTNFQQLGDQARQQMAEGYMLNFLLEHAALNNAVARKDIATLQALAEASAARFQQQMGVDLLALVPGPNGFEPKRRPSGR
- the cobT gene encoding nicotinate-nucleotide--dimethylbenzimidazole phosphoribosyltransferase, producing MPALNPAFADIVELLVAVPEGDETAVAAVRARDGQLTKPAGSLGRLEELVEFTARWQHRSLPRLDNPMVTIFAGNHGVTDQGVSPYPREVTAQMVANFTNGGAAISQICALHEINLRVFELALELPTGDITREPALDDQMCAATIAYGMEAVAGKPDLVGLGEMGIGNTTIAAAIYAALYGGTGADWVGRGTGVDDAGLARKADAVDRALALHKDELTHPLAILARLGGREIAAMLGALIAARHQKAPVVVDGFVATAAAAIAHAVNPAAIDHCLFAHVSAESGHARVLEHLGKRPLLDLGMRLGEGSGAAMGMVMIKTAVHLHTNMATFADASISGPGN